In a single window of the Bacteroides acidifaciens genome:
- a CDS encoding S8 family peptidase, whose protein sequence is MKKLFFLLLLATFASCSKNDITLSCNTEEESTPLPIEDSSKSFFFWYKGEKHYLIPDSTNFFVVYNDTNAYSSANVINEGIYSNLSSSRTKSKLSKTNKQKWQIIKGYDSIKNSRSTTDICYKSPFFISLKNGNTFGISNLIHIRLKEIDDVSILESQMEKYKLSFYSQNEFMPLWYTVSCNDYSMGNALEICDLLYKTNLFAYVEPDFMDDLSMSITSFQVPNDPYYNQQWNLHGNYSINWPAASTVTKGENVNIGLIDQGVAFSHPDLNSSLVVPAFDASVDGEHWFVNGLYGSHGTNCAGIIAAKINNSIGITGICPNVHVHSYSDPLVLRPNTSQNLASDLYVALTSDDVVSCSWGSNSLISSEIEEAIDFYGPWGRNNKGTVLVFSSGNSDSSIKDVLYPANHNPYILVVGATDSNGQLASFSCYGDEIDVVAPGVNVLTLTNTPKGSYTFDYFTGTSAACPHVAAIAALILSVNPELTNIEVNNIIESTARKIGNYNYSIVSNRLNGSWNKYMGYGLVDAAAAVQAAQQTLN, encoded by the coding sequence ATGAAAAAACTGTTCTTTCTACTATTGTTAGCAACTTTTGCTAGTTGTAGCAAAAATGACATTACACTTTCGTGTAATACTGAGGAAGAGTCCACACCCCTTCCTATAGAAGATTCTTCTAAATCTTTTTTCTTTTGGTATAAAGGTGAAAAACATTATTTAATACCTGATAGTACTAATTTTTTTGTTGTTTACAATGACACAAATGCTTATTCATCTGCAAATGTTATAAATGAAGGTATCTATTCAAACTTATCGTCAAGCCGTACTAAAAGCAAATTATCCAAAACGAATAAGCAGAAATGGCAAATTATTAAAGGTTATGATTCTATAAAAAATAGTAGGTCAACCACTGATATTTGTTATAAAAGTCCTTTTTTTATTTCTTTAAAAAACGGCAATACTTTTGGTATAAGCAATTTAATACATATAAGATTAAAAGAAATAGATGATGTAAGTATTCTTGAGAGCCAAATGGAAAAATATAAGCTTTCATTTTATTCTCAAAATGAATTTATGCCATTATGGTATACTGTTTCTTGTAATGATTATTCTATGGGTAATGCGCTTGAAATATGCGACTTATTATATAAAACTAATTTATTTGCTTATGTAGAGCCCGATTTTATGGATGATTTGTCTATGTCTATCACTTCTTTCCAAGTTCCTAATGATCCCTATTATAATCAACAGTGGAATCTACACGGAAATTATTCAATTAATTGGCCTGCAGCAAGCACAGTAACCAAGGGGGAAAATGTAAATATTGGTCTAATAGATCAAGGTGTAGCATTTTCACACCCAGATTTAAATTCTTCTTTGGTTGTTCCTGCATTTGATGCTTCTGTTGATGGAGAACATTGGTTTGTCAACGGTCTTTATGGCTCTCATGGAACAAACTGTGCAGGAATAATAGCTGCAAAAATAAATAACAGTATAGGAATAACGGGGATTTGCCCCAATGTCCATGTACACAGCTATTCAGATCCTTTAGTTTTAAGACCTAATACTTCACAAAATTTAGCATCTGACTTATATGTAGCATTAACATCTGATGACGTTGTTAGTTGTTCTTGGGGTAGTAATAGTTTAATAAGTTCAGAAATAGAAGAGGCAATAGATTTTTATGGTCCATGGGGAAGGAATAATAAAGGAACTGTTTTAGTTTTTTCGTCTGGAAATAGTGACTCATCCATAAAGGATGTTCTTTATCCAGCAAATCATAATCCATACATATTAGTTGTTGGAGCTACAGATTCAAATGGACAATTAGCATCTTTTAGTTGTTATGGTGATGAAATAGACGTTGTAGCACCAGGGGTAAATGTATTAACTTTGACAAACACCCCAAAAGGGTCATATACCTTTGATTATTTTACAGGAACATCTGCTGCTTGTCCACATGTTGCTGCTATTGCAGCTTTAATTCTTTCAGTTAACCCTGAACTAACAAATATTGAAGTTAACAACATCATAGAAAGTACAGCAAGAAAGATTGGGAATTATAACTATTCTATAGTTAGCAATAGACTTAATGGATCTTGGAATAAATATATGGGATATGGACTTGTAGATGCAGCTGCAGCAGTACAAGCCGCTCAACAAACATTAAACTGA